The Arachis ipaensis cultivar K30076 chromosome B07, Araip1.1, whole genome shotgun sequence genome includes a window with the following:
- the LOC110264684 gene encoding uncharacterized protein LOC110264684 has protein sequence MDEPDWWYYSCVCGHAVVDHEDLYLCDACGSCVEHVMLKYRIQVKIHHAGCDVLFVLLDNAATKLFGKTCSEAFLRIDEEFPVDPSVLAVCRSYSPQMFGDVVGEDKVFKVEILSAVDPDYSGSFKIVNVFSDNSEPATTDDYMNARLHDPIFPPIYDAYLQYGSGEDYKTQVVCDNSIQSETIEDIITDLISPNRCYSDVENGGFVFILGTISSVFKNHKWWFSTCLCGSLVSANKQILSCDLCQLQCIDAVPRFCLKIVVSHANGNNIFVLKDREVVQLIKTRCSTFLDNHPELNQGSYCKVVPLKLISSLLHKKVVFMVDARPVG, from the exons ATGGATGAACCAGATTGGTGGTACTACTCATGTGTATGTGGTCATGCTGTTGTTGACCATGAGGATCTCTACCTTTGTGATGCTTGTGGTTCATGTGTTGAGCATGTTATGCTCAA GTATAGGATTCAGGTAAAGATTCACCATGCTGGGTGTGATGTTTTGTTTGTTCTGCTTGATAATGCGGCAACAAAACTATTTGGAAAAACCTGTTCTGAAGCATTTCTCAGGATAGACGAAGAATTCCCTGTTGATCCTAGTGTGCTTGCA GTCTGTCGGTCATATTCTCCACAAATGTTTGGTGATGTTGTTGGAGAGGATAAAGTTTTCAAGGTTGAAATCCTTTCTGCAGTTGATCCAGATTACTCCGGGTCCTTTAAAATTGTAAATGTCTTTAGTGATAATTCTGAACCAGCTACAACTGATGATTATATGAAT GCAAGGCTTCATGATCCGATTTTTCCACCAATCTACGATGCCTATTTGCAGTATGGAAGTGGGGAAGATTACAAGACTCAAGTAGTGTGTGATAATTCTATTCAATCAGAAACTATTGAAGATATTATTACTGATCTTATTTCACCCAATCGCTGCTATTCTGATGTTGAgaat GGTGGTTTTGTTTTTATTCTGGGAACTATATCATCTGTTTTCAAGAATCATAAGTGGTGGTTCTCAACTTGTTTGTGTGGTTCTCTTGTGTCAGCTAATAAACAAATTTTATCCTGTGATCTATGTCAGCTTCAATGCATTGATGCTGTCCCAAG ATTCTGCTTGAAGATTGTAGTTTCTCATGCAAATGGCAAcaatatatttgttcttaaagaTCGTGAGGTTGTGCAACTGATAAAGACAAGATGCTCTACCTTTTTGGATAATCACCCAGAGTTGAATCAG gGATCTTATTGCAAAGTTGTTCCATTGAAACTCATTTCAAGTCTTTTGCACAAAAAAGTTGTATTCATGGTTGATGCTAGGCCTGTGGGTTGA
- the LOC107607482 gene encoding uncharacterized protein LOC107607482 — MVLMDEKLHKIQATIRDQLISKFAVSLNEDEIDQMTKDHNFLIDFVGIITGVRKERDVASYGKLIKAVVLEVFTHGKKVQCNVFGNACDLLEYENLQKYPRSPLIVLESFKIKPIEGGVILQNVINVSRLFINPDIPKSVEFLSRLVIVSFNWDN, encoded by the exons ATGGTCTTAATGGATGAGAAG TTACACAAGATCCAAGCTACGATTAGAGATCAGCTTATATCAAAGTTTGCTGTGTCTCTAAATGAAG ATGAAATTGATCAAATGACAAAGGACCACAATTTCCTCATTG ACTTTGTTGGGATCATTACTGGTGTTCGAAAAGAAAGAGATGTAGCATCATATGGGAAGCTCATCAAAGCAGTTGTGCTAGAAGTTTTTACTCATGG GAAAAAGGTCCAATGCAATGTGTTTGGAAATGCTTGTGATCTTTTGGAATATGAAAACTTACAAAAATATCCAAGATCTCCGCTGATTGTCCTCGagtcttttaaaatcaaaccaattgAAG GTGGAGTAATTCTACAGAATGTGATCAATGTCTCTAGGTTATTCATTAATCCAGACATTCCTAAGTCTGTTGAGTTCCTAAGCAG ATTAGTTATTGTGTCTTTTAATTGGGACAATTAA
- the LOC107607483 gene encoding uncharacterized protein LOC107607483, with the protein MDEILQKRTHYEYLIDFVGVLCGLKRKIDVEFNGKILRVIVLEVFADGKKIPCILVGDCSALMDINSLKKYQRAPVLILESFKIQVNGDKVSLQNVINVSRVSINRDMQETVNFLNEYHIASHHFSRLCSDENGDLVCVIDDESFDWKLIRTIANLKGNNEDGQFFVVEKIKEIVENPEWWVFSCVCGHPIVGDDNVFHCQLCGREV; encoded by the exons ATGGACGAGATTCTTCAAAAGCGCACTCATTATGAGTACTTAATAG ATTTTGTTGGGGTCCTGTGCGGATTGAAAAGGAAAATTGATGTTGAGTTTAATGGAAAGATATTGAGAGTTATTGTCCTTGAAGTTTTTGCTGATGG GAAGAAAATCCCCTGTATTCTTGTTGGTGACTGTTCTGCTCTTATGGACATCAATAGTTTGAAAAAGTATCAGAGAGCACCAGTTCTTATTCTAGAATCTTTCAAGATCCAAGTCAATGGAG ATAAAGTTAGTCTCCAAAATGTGATCAATGTTTCTCGGGTTTCAATCAACCGTGATATGCAGGAAACAGTGAATTTTCTGAATGA aTACCATATCGCAAGCCACCATTTCAGTAGACTGTGTAGTGATGAGAATGGGGATTTAGTATGTGTAATCGATGATGAATCTTTTGACTGGAAGCTAATACGGACTATTGCTAATCTTAAGGGAAACAATGAG gaTGGACAATTCTTTGTGGTTGAAAAAATTAAAGAGATTGTTGAAAATCCAGAGTGGTGGGTCTTTTCTTGTGTTTGTGGTCATCCAATTGTTGGTGATGATAATGTGTTTCATTGTCAGCTGTGCGGCAGAGAGGTCTAG